A portion of the Sabethes cyaneus chromosome 3, idSabCyanKW18_F2, whole genome shotgun sequence genome contains these proteins:
- the LOC128740244 gene encoding titin-like, giving the protein MKSFIVLSMAIAIALGAAIERPQKEVDSKQDDAVVAESKVHEKRGFSDHRYSFGHHMEMYSGYKPSYEYSAESVEDLKHLYQNHKAHDWSNERPSYLTKKVPVPYKVEVEKHTIIEKKVPVHVDRPVPYPVEVERKVPVYVEKRVPVHVDRPVPYEVKVPYPVEVEKKYPVYVEKKVHIDRPVPYRVEVEKKVPVVVEKKVPVHVDRFVAVPVEVKVPVLHKVQVEIPKPYTVQIPKPYPVYVEKEIIKHVERPVHVEVEKKVPVPVVHRVEVPKPYAIYVQRPVLVEKQQNDEHRHHSEHDHKDEHVALKLTGFVSEPLHHDNHDEEYHHQNQEQHHAHHVAEHLAQHKDEHDANEDYHHQTQHHQQQHDRYEHQQAADHQHHDQHQAHHDAEHHQHEQHHHIQMHYKRESKQ; this is encoded by the exons ATGAAG AGCTTTATAGTACTATCCATGGCTATTGCCATTGCGTTGGGAGCGGCTATCGAACGGCCGCAGAAGGAAGTGGACAGCAAACAGGACGATGCCGTTGTAGCAGAATCTAAAGTACACGAAAAGCGTGGATTTAGTGATCACCGATATTCTTTTGGACATCATATGGAAATGTACAGCGGATACAAACCATCTTATGAATACAGTGCCGAAAGTGTAGAGGATCTGAAGCATCTCTACCAGAATCATAAGGCCCACGACTGGTCTAACGAAAGGCCTTCCTATCTCACGAAGAAGGTTCCAGTTCCATACAAAGTGGAAGTTGAGAAACATACTATCATTGAGAAGAAAGTGCCAGTTCATGTAGATCGTCCAGTTCCATATCCAGTTGAAGTTGAACGTAAGGTGCCAGTTTATGTCGAAAAACGTGTCCCTGTACATGTTGATCGTCCAGTTCCTTATGAAGTGAAAGTCCCATATCCAGTCGAAGTCGAGAAAAAATACCCAGTGTACGTTGAGAAAAAGGTCCATATTGATCGTCCAGTCCCATACCGCGTCGAAGTGGAAAAGAAAGTTCCAGTCGTCGTAGAGAAGAAGGTCCCAGTGCACGTCGACCGTTTTGTAGCCGTTCCAGTGGAAGTGAAGGTCCCAGTACTCCACAAGGTCCAAGTTGAAATCCCAAAGCCTTATACTGTTCAAATCCCGAAGCCCTATCCGGTGTACGTCGAAAAGGAAATCATCAAACATGTCGAGAGGCCGGTGCACGTAGAAGTGGAGAAGAAggttccagttccagttgtTCACAGAGTCGAAGTTCCGAAACCGTATGCCATCTACGTTCAACGACCGGTTCTGGTTGAAAAGCAACAGAATGACGAGCATCGTCACCACAGTGAACACGACCACAAGGATGAACACGTGGCACTGAAACTGACCGGATTCGTATCGGAACCGCTTCACCATGATAATCATGATGAAGAATACCACCATCAAAACCAAGAACAACATCACGCTCATCATGTTGCTGAACACCTAGCTCAGCACAAGGATGAGCACGATGCTAACGAAGATTACCATCATCAAACTCAACACCATCAGCAACAGCATGATCGGTATGAGCATCAGCAGGCTGCCGATCATCAACATCACGATCAGCACCAGGCCCACCACGATGCCGAACATCATCAACACGAACAGCATCATCACATCCAGATGCACTACAAGCGTGAGTCCAAACAGTGA